From the Cucumis sativus cultivar 9930 chromosome 5, Cucumber_9930_V3, whole genome shotgun sequence genome, the window AAATCAAACTACAATTATATACCTAACTAATGATCACACGCCCTCGAGAATAGATACAACCATAAACAttcaacagaaaaaaaatctaaagaaaATGCATGGTCTTTCTGATAAGACTATCAAAATCTCATAAGTCTACATGGCATCAGGCATGCAGCGTAGTGGCACCATGCCATCAGAGTCAATTTGACTCCTTTTCCCATTGATGCAATTGAGCTTCGctttaattctattttatcattaatgtcCAACTCTATCTCAAGTAATCAAAACctacaaaatcataaaataaacaCATAAAACCTAGAAACAAAATTGGATTAAGTAGCAAGATGTTACAATTTTTGTGCTATCACTTATCAAGTTCGCGATTTCATTTAAATACGCTTGGACCGagtatacattttttttgtaagcgTATACTTAGGAAAACATGTGTCCCAAATGACAAAAGTTATTGTCACGAGTTTTTGGTCGCTTGGTCGAATCGAGAAATTAATGGTTGAGCTACAATACCTATTCTAGTTCCCTGTAATCTCgagttttagaaaacaatcTGGATAATCATTTACATTATTTGTAACCAATAATCATAGAACTTTGTTGGAAGACGGGTCTATCAATAGTCTCGTTTGATCACCCTAAAAGGAAGAGTAAGCTTGGAAATGAGACCAAATCAAGAAAAGTAGGTTAAAAGTCAAGCTCGAGGAGGGGCCTGCAACAATAACAATGCATATATGAAATCTGAACACCAACTACAAAACaagatttttaaattcatgCAACAATAGTGAATATagaagttaaaatataattttgagcTCTATATTTTGAACTTTGTTCAACTTTAGTCtctatacttttaataaatcttaaatttagtcttcATTATTAGTTAGTcgatcttatttttaaaaacggctttttttttttatcaagtatttttactataaattttgtaaatgtatCCACATATTgtatttctatgaaaattatagttattatttaatcaagtTATAAAAACCTTCAAggtaaaaagttcaaaattgattcaaaatacattattaaaattagataattgaaaataaatcacGAAACGTTAAAGCAcattaaccaaaataatagtttaaccaaaaaaaagttttagcttagattttcctttaaattttgtttaattaaaatatcatttttattgaaGTAATTATCATCCTTTGAACttggttcaattttagtcGTTAGATTTTCAACCgtctaattttagttttcgtaacttaaatcaattttaaatttagtttatcaaaattaattttctttcccaatttattaaaaaatgaatatatatatatatatatatatatatagcgtGTGTatcttttattgaaatttgaaacaaaatgataagtgatattaaaaagaatttcaaaaatcACCCAACAAACATTgaagactaaatttaagaaaattacttcaaatttaagaaagtttaagatttatgaaaagtatagagaataaaattagaaaattgaaaatatattagattaaaactaaacaaacttgaaagtaggaggagaaaaaataatctatGTTAAtggagcttttttttttttttgaaaagacattTAATGCTtgcatacaaatttaaaaatagaaactttAGGATGATGCccatgaaaattaaagatgtaTGAATAGACTATAGAGTGTTTCTTATTCCATTAAGTAGAGTTATTATTTCCCAATTCccatatagtttatttattaataaagctACCCCTAAAGCTTTGTGTGggataaaagtaataaaaacaTCACTAAAAATAGACCATCTATGCTCTATTGGTTTGTGCAAATGCATCATCATTTTAAtgtaacaattatttttaaatttccattTATACttcacttttattatttatttaaatcaaaaccAAGTTTGATTCACTTTTTGTGGGTTGATAACACCCATGAGATACTTGGAACTTCAACAAACAATGTCCTTTTAAAAAGtaggtttattattttaaaaaagaattgtgtCAAAAgtcttcaaatattaaatattaaatatatattagataaacattttatttaaaaatcaagtaaaataaaagattaaaaatatcaatcgaggaaattttgatgaaaatatcgataatatattgattttgataggaataagtttttaaatatatattgttttgatgtaaattaatttaatactttGTTTAGCTTTTGGTTTTAGTCTAAAAACATACCATACCAAACCAATGAACCAATGAAGATTGGTATGTTTGCTTATGTATCCATGATCATTTTTTATCTACTCGATGTAGAATTTTAGTAGCATTTGAACcgatttaaattaatttattgagtaataaaaatgttaacttaGAATTTTGTATGTtagaatcaattttaaaaagaaatgttgatGAGTGAATTGATATGAGGACAGCAAATGGATGCCATAATTCAACCAAACTACTTTGTATTTAATAGGATGTCTTATTTTTGCATTAATTGGATGGTTGAGAGTCATATAGACAACACATATTAAAGTCCACTTTCAAACTCCAACCACATACCTATTTCTTtgtccatttctttttaatgttttctctttcatctaaccatattcttcttttcttttcttttcttcttttcatttgtaaaataataatgagaacaatgatatgaaaatgaaaattttgaaaaataatgagttgtatctcttttatttataagttataaataagtagatatatataataacaaaacaaaagattatacttatattttaaaacatagtaaaaaaagaagtcaaaAGATCATTAACATGAAGTTGTGAAGTTGGgcattaaatgattttaaatgatgTGAGTGCCCTACACAAAATTAACACAAAGACATGCATGAGAAATTTGAGTTCACAAAAACCAACcaccttcttctttcttctttatccacacattaaaaatgaaagaaaacccTTTAATTGATTCACATTtttgcaacaaaaaaatattacatttatttcTTCCCAACTCTCATGGACCTAACAATGAATTCTtattttcataacttttatattcatatatttatattttatttttagtatccAAACTAGGACTACAAAGTTCTATTGAATTTGTATGTTTTCTGtattaacattttcattttacttaAATATCACTCTAAtcttaaacattaaaaaaattatacattttatatatatataaaattatggtaaataacaaaactctCGAAATTTCAAAGGAATAAAGAACTTAGAGGTTGATAAGTGCATATGAGTtgagtcttttcttttccttttcttttttcgaaGAACTTTTAAGTCAGGGTTGAGCTATAGAAGTTAGAAATAGAATCGAAgtctaaaaagaataagaagaaatttataacttttttagaaaatatgagtgaagatatatatatatatatatatatatatggtcaGTTCATCAGTGgttgattattaattaacattcAAATTTCGAAAGGGAGTGAGGAATCACATAAAACACAACAATTATAAgagaaattaagaagaaaaccaaacTATACTGATTACTAATTAGATAAAGCTTGGAAGTGAATAAGTTTGAGGGAAATTCCGAACATCAAATCCATGTTgttgttgatgatgatgatgattctTCAAGCATTTCATAGAGCTTGGATTAACCTGAAGAAACAAGTAATTTCCAGCAAAAAGATCTCCCAAATACGCTTCTCCATCTCTAAATCTCTTCACTACCTTCGCAATCGATCCTCTCATCGCATTCACCAGTCGCCATTTCCTCCTCAACAGCTTCCTCAAGCTTGGGATTCTCAGTTTCTTCAACCTCCTCCCAATcgacaaagaagaagaaccctttctcattctcattctGAACCACCACCGCCGCCGCCTCCATCTCTTCCTAAtcccttctcctcctccttctctAGATCGACCAAACGCCTCCTCAAACTCCTCGCTGTACCTCAGTCTCCGGTACCGGAATTTCCCAGCCGATGCGGTTTCGAGGTCCGCCATGGCGGGTTTTAGAAGGAAACAGAGAGTTGACAGTGCattttaaaaaggaagagTGAGAGAAGTTGagaaatttagggtttaggtcATTAATGATTCTGGGAAATGGGAAGTTGGGATTTTGCTTTTTCTATTAatgcaaaaataaattcaCATGCATTTGttgtgagagaaaaaaaaaataaagtaaagtttatttgttttgattattCATGTTCATATCAATATTATGGTTGTGctcaattattgtttttttagaagtatatatgaatttattgTTTGTGAAAACTTGTTGATGATGAGAattaatactaattaaaatgtgTCCCTAACTACATAGGTAGGGTTTAGTTTAGGATATGACTTTGTTGATTGTGATGGGCTTGAATTTTGTCCCTCCTTATCtcatttcttattaaatatagaaaataaaagagagttATATTTCAACTTAATGCATCAGTAGACTACTACTTAAAAGTAAAGTAGATTAGGGTGAGTATGGGGTTAAGAATTTATAGTGGGAGGAGGGTAAATTGCTTTGATTCCATACCTGTCTATTCGTGTTTATGAACGTGTATAGTTAATAGTTGATTAGAAATGTATTGTTGGTAATGGGTTTATGATATCCATCTAAATTATTAAGCATAacttatactaaaattttcactaacgataatttatatatacaaaataaaaatggaattttcttttcttgatcgtaaattaaaaaaccttAAATCTTTCGAGAATTGgatttcaacaataataatattttattgtctatctatgttttgaatttaaaattttaaaacataaaattatattaaataataaaaaaaatataatgttttataatttacataatactataaaataataattttacaaaatatcaaacaCATAATAAGTTCATAAATTGGTTAATTAATAGTGAAGGcaaagtttaaataaaccGTAATTGACTTTTTCTATTTAGAGGTGGATACTCCAATCTCTTAACccttcaatttttgtattagAAAATGCATTAATTGGTTTAATAATAGTTTCCACGTTAggatgaaaaatcaaaatcaattactTTCCAAAAAAACTCACTTTCATGATATAAACACAAGTCCTAATTACTTCTTGATTGAAACTTTCGAGTAAATATGTTTCATTGACAACAATGTTACATGTCTTATtacttaataataacaatacacgtcttattttttttaaaaaaaatgtactagctttgtttttgatatatattaatgaagtAATGCAACCATGCATTAACATTCACACCAacacatatatgtataatgtttctttttggAACCCTAACatcaactatatattaatACCCTCGTACTCGTATgagtaaattttatatatacaaccataagttttttagaattcatattttcttaaatatcaTGAACTcgttaatattattttctgatgGAGTATAGTAGAATGATTTCCTAcgtattaaacaaattttgcatgctatttaatttcatatgtgaggtttgattttgttaataaaGGACATTATAGTCtagtaaaaaataatctaaaaaaatgtaaaaagtaaCTTAATTAACCTTACGTCTATAAACACATTTGAAGTTGATATCCATGATATCTtagtgttatatatatatatatatgcaaaatcgaaaaataaaatgaaaaatatggatatgtttttttaaaaaaattagaataaaaaatagcattatatttctaaaaaaaatataaataacaatgtcattttttctttaaaaaatttaataatatatatatgttaaccaagttttttcttttgcaaattaaaagtaaaaaatgggAAATTGAATTTAGGCTGAAAATGaacataaatattgaaataaattatttgaagcaTTGTATTCACTCTACACGAAATGAACtgaaataatgataattatcCATATAAGATCATTTTGGACCaagtaacaataataatgataattgtTCGGTAAAATAATGtatatgaatttgatttactcaaattaattatacctCGATACAATATACACACTGTATGCAATGACAAcgttttaaacaaaaaagaattttaaaaacaataatccAAATAATTGTACAAGGAGGGTTTATcattaaaataactaaaaatctcaaaatattgGAAAGACGTCTAATAATCGAAATACACTTTGATAAGTATTATCTCAAGAACAATTATTCTCTTTACGAATTGCAAAGAGACTATAAAAATTGCATCAGTAAGATACAACGacaaacttattttaattacttgaatCTAACAAAACTCTTAGATAGTTGTTGAAATGATCAActgaatatgacaaaaatgagATAACTCTTTCAATGTGAAGTGGGATactacaaataaaaaaaacatgttattATTTAGAGGttcgaataaaataaaacaatttgaaaaattgaacgATTTTTCtgaattaacaaatttaattttcctttttttaggaaaacaaattaatttccCATATATCTTAAATCTGTACACAGAAAACAACATCTAATTTGAAGGTTTCTcactataaatttaatataccTAATTAAATCcattttatatgtttcaaaattcaaattatttttcgtGTAGGCATGTGCATATAAggtctaaaattaaaaagaattaaatttaaaaagaaaaaatgaatgcaTCAATTTTTGgagaaacaaattttgttgagATAATGGACAATTAGGTATTAATATCTTGAAATTGCATTTGGGCAGTGACAAATGATAATAAGGTTAATAAGGTTTAGATCTGCTGACGCCATACGTAGATCCCTCTAGAAAATGGAAGTATTCGGAAAATCTTTGgcaattttatattctatctTCCTCGAAGTTTGTGTGATGGCCACATAAAATGGCAAATTCCCATTAACCTAATCATGATTcctctttatttctttcatcaaacTCATGCCTTCACACATAACATAATGTAAAAacatatcataaattttattattttgattcttatATGTTGTTCTAGtctgaaaaaatgaaataaaataaaaacaactcatATACAAAACAAACTTGAAGAAATTGCATATAAATATTCTCACGATGAatcaaattgattaatatgatAGATCTAGAGTCTAGTCATCTAAATATAGAAGTCATAATATCATTCACTCGAAAAGgttaacaaaatcttaatgGCAAAGTTCAAGGCTAAAACATATAttcttaaaagtttataaaccaaaatagTAACATATAATCTTTATGACTAAAATAGGGTTTaaacctaaatttaattatatatcatatttaaatcaatgattgacacaaaaattaaagttagaaggtaaaggtaaatttaattatatatattcaacacaTGTAGCAAAATTTAGATCCAGTTTCCAAAGGTTGTTagtcattaattatattattggtaGGAGTACatcaataaaatcaatttaactgagtaatttgttttatttttgcaaaaacataccatattttttaaagtaggaaaacaaaatactaaCACATTAGATTtgatgtttttgaaatttaggattttctatcaatgaaaattttctgGTAAATGACAAGGTCTCATCGCGGCCATCATTTCGCAATTCTTGATTCAGGGTAGTATGCCAAGAACATTAAGTAAGTTTGATCATCTTGCTTGTGGAGTTTTCGAACTTGAAGTGAGAAATTAATTCTCTTTATCTTTTGGTATTCGATCAAAGGAGTAATTGAAATCTAATACATTCTCTTGAGTTGTTTGTTGGACTGATATAGCAATTCTAGATGGGGTGAATAtgatttttacaaataaatgaaaacattttatCAAGAAGAACCGATTAagcaaattaataattttttttctaagatgTATAAATTAGATAAGAATTTTATACAAATGCATTCACACGATCAAAATGCCTTATAAAGTGACAAACAAATTCAAGCACAAATTgtaacaattaattttatgcaATGAACTatatcaacaaattaattgtAAAACTAAATAGGAATTGACACTAGTAATTTTACAGTGGTTTGGCATAACATTAAAACTTTCAACTGATTTTTCCATGGATTAGAGACCAACTACTAATACACCACTATTTTTACAAGTTTCACGAAAGCAAACTCAATCGTTTCCATGGATCAAGATCAAAGACTCACaaacaaatgtttttttaggaATTAAGATGAGGAACAATATGAGAAAAACTATCTCGAGTGGTAACTTAATTACACTTTAACAAACTAATCATCACAATATAAAATCTCTCtcaagaagaagataaaacaaaaatggagagtTTTGAGAGAATAACGAGCTTTTCTAAGTTACGGAGAATTGAAaacaatgaaagttgtttcaaATGTATGTGTTAATTTGGAGAAAAAGGTGTCTCTGATTCTGGAgtatatgtaaaataatataaagtgtATATGGTAGAACTAAAGGTTTACGATAAATTGTTTACAGAAACATGGATGATGCAACTTtatgatgagtatatgtaatatatgcCGTTAGTAAAATGATGATATTCTAGTAGTACAATATAccataattaattgaaatattaggaaacaatttaattaaattcaaaactaatttatgaAGACaccaaataaaagtttaaaacaacataataaaagtctaatatatatatataaaagaagataaGATGTCCAGagaatactaataataataacatactTGTTACCAACCTCCAATAGTCATGTGATACTAGTTGCAGGTAGttgattgaaataatatttggCAAGTGAGACCTAATTGCTGGATGataatttccaaagtaaagTTAGGCAAAATCCAAACCAACTTGCTAAAATGGTGAAGTTCGTAGCTTGACCTACCCGAGTGGACCAATCGGATCAAATTCTAACATCATAACCATTCCTCTCCGCTTAGCTAGTCTCTTAATCAATTTCTGGGCAAAGGTTTCCCCTGAATTTGAACCCCTAATTTCGTTCTGAAACATACATATTCAATTACtcaactaataaaaaaaacaccaacATAGTTATACTGTGTTTCCAGCacacaaataaacaacaaacaacTTACACCTCGGTCAGAGGCTGTACTGGCAACTCATGTTTTCATTACAGGAAAACTTTCGCTGAACTTTAGACCATCTTCTAAAGAGGacaattgaaatgaaaaaatcagACCACCCAAGAATTATCACTCATTCAGAAATTAAGTCAAGCAATTGCTCTGCATGCAATGTAGCATTGTCAAAACAAACCAATACCTAAATCTTCACAAATATGAATAACAACCAAGTGATGTCTCCATTTGGCAGACTGTACATCGTCACTGTCGAGCCACCGTGCACCGCCACCATCGACTATAATCCCAAAAAACGTCGGCGGCCCCTTCTTATTCGATCTACCtactttttaaattgtgtTCGTCTCTTTTTCAATCTCTCTTTCGTGGTTACCATATGCAATCTTTCTCCCAGGAtggtttaaaagaaaattccacTGTCCAAAGCGGGCAGCAACCATTTTCGAAGCTCAAATTCGTCTTACTTGTTTGAGgattggaaaaaataaatagaaaaatcaaaatctacaCCCAAAAGCCAAggaattcaaaaatattaatcaaagttaTAGAACCCCATGAAACTTCTTTGCGTCTATTTTCCTAATAGAAAAATCAGCAAAAGTGGTTGATTTTAAACGAGCTGAATAGGGAAAATTGTATAATCATTGAGAagataaaactataaataaaagaaagatgagGCGGCACGGGATCACATTTGctttattgattgattaaagTTTGAAGGGTAGTTTATCAATCTGAGATAAAAACGAGAAGCTCCCATTGATCATGAAATGGGAATTGCTCGTATTCCTCTACATGTATCGACCATGGGAAATTACTCCACGCCGAGCAAATAATTGTGATTCTTTTTACAATAATCCCAAATATCAATCAAAACAATGACTGATTTCAATTGCTAAACAAAACCATTCACTCTGGTCTTACAGATCTAAACTCAAATTTCCACAATGCAACTAAAAACATACAACTTcaagtatttgaaaataaaaattaaacaaaaggggggaaacaacaaaacaacaatGAAGCAATGAAAATCAGTAGCTCACCATAGCTTTCGTCTTGGAATAGAAGGATCCAATAAAATTAGGGATTTCATCCTCCTTGAATCCAATCCCCAAATTGATAGGATGTGTGGAATCGTACTCGAATTCTTCAAGTAGATTGTTGATGGAGCAATGTCTCAAAATCAAAAACAGGAAAGCCATGGCCACTGCTCACGAGCCTCGTTGAAGTAGGTCATCGTCAGACGTTCGAGTGGAGCCGTTCAAGTGGAGCTATTCGATTGTAGCTAATCTATTCGCTTCGTGGGTCATCGTCAGACGTCGATCGTCGTCGAAGGTCACATCAGTCGTCGTGGCCATGGCTACCGTGGTTTTAGGATAGTTTTTTGTGCAGATGGAAAATGTGAGATGGGAATAtcgtggagaagaagagaaaagtggactttatgttttcttttcttaattttttaattaatcattttttcaaataggTATTCTTAACCTTTAATGatataaagttatattattaaattattaaattattccaTATTAGAatagatttcattttatatttaattaataaactatttccaaataattttcataatcaaGTTATACATTACTTAATAACATAAGAAAGTTATATTTAAGTAAttaggaaaatttttaaaaatagtagattaatgtaaataaaaaaataatttaattttaattttaaaaattctatataattaaataattaagataaagttataattgtctaaaaaaaatatagaaaaacctaataaaataaataaatcttaatttagaACATTAGTCAAATTTAATAGTATATTTAGTTCTTTTCTCTAAATCTTTCATTCTAAAAGTTctaaaattgcataaaataaagtaatacTCAATTACAATCCAAACTTCATTAacaaaggaaacaaaatattaaaagaaaatataattttttagaaaaaagaaatctctTCAGAGAGTTGTCGATATTGGAACACAGTCCAAGATGTGTCTCTAAGTAACGACGAGTGTTTTCAAGGGTACAAAGCATGAAGTCCGGCAATATCATCATCATTCAAGTTCTTTAAAGCATTGGAATCAATATAGGGCCACATGACAGCTTGTGGAAGGGTGCTATGGGCAAGACCAAGAATATGTCCAAGCTCATGAAGTGCCGCATTCATCACATTAACCTTCTGAACTTCCATTCCTGCCGACCAAGTATCGTCGCCATCTAAGTGCAATCTCCCATCAGTTGGTGCAAAAGCATGACCCACAACTCCTCCAGGTCCATCAAAAGGCAATCCATCTGCATGATCCTTTATCTGAAAGCTGATATTAATGTCAGCACTTTGGGCATCCGAAGCTTCTGAGAATGTGAATAGTGATTGGGCTGCCCATCGAGCCATAGCCTCAGTCACTGATGGCATAAAGTCAATTGGAAAATTGTTGGTAAATACGTAGGTTAGATGGCGTTTGTAATCTGGCCATTTTAGGTTGCCGGGGAATAAAGTATAATGGGATGACATTTCAAGATCATCCTCAAGATTCTTATTTGAGTTAAATTTGAAGACATCTCGTACTCCACATCGTGGTTTGAACATTTGATCTAATGTTTCTTGGTCTAGAATCCCACTTACGTTGAGGTGAGACCATTTTTGGTATAATTTAATGGCAGATTCTAAGGAGTCGTCGAACTTGTTGCTATTGAGTTCAATAATATGGGAATCAATACTTGTGTTGTGTGATAAGTAACCATAACGTTGAAGGTATTTTTTAATGCTATGGATTCCTTCTACGTTGTCGCCTTTACGACATCCATAGAGACGTTGAGGAGATAGAATTGGGTTGTGTTTGGAGCTTACGTGAGATGCAATGGTGACAAGAACAAGGAAGAGAAGTTGGAGAGACTTGAACGCCATTGctaagaaaaatttagaaattgtaTTGATGTGGAAGGAAAAGAactttagggttttttttttatagagaaCTTCTgcatgaagaagaaaaggaacaaaattatattgagCATTGCATGGAAATTGGAATTCGGTAAAACCTactctttcctttttgtgGGATAAATAAATTacgtttattttctttgttttttcttccttttttggagaaaaaaaccataccttttttgaaacaaaaacttaactTTTCGGTTAAATTTAGTTGAGCGATATTCttgtaaaagagaaataaaatctcttatttaatgaaaaatataataatagtgGGTTATAGATAATTAAGATAtgtgtaaattaaataaatattctaccattttttttcaccatgaacttataaattaagattgataaaatacgttttttttttttttatatgagatcatcaataatttattgagattttgtttacttatttagccaaattgtgctatattaagtaaaattaaccatattttgaatttgttaatGGAAGTATAGATAATATATCCagcaatttttattttaatgttttcacATATAAATGCGAAGTTACTTTCCTATACGAAAACCAGTTTTGTTAGATTAAATTATCTGCATTTTGAATTTCCTATATGAATaagtactaaaaaaaaatattcataggttagattgagagtataaaaaaaaagacgggaggatataacatttttatctaaattaaTCAACGATAtagtaaaagtttaaaaaaattgcaaatatggcAAATCTTAATAAATACAACTCAAGATAAAAGACCAAAATGTCCCTAGAACGAGGAGAAGAAGATCCATTTCACTCTTCCACCACTTCGTATTCCGATTTTAAAATAGACTTTCTAcgatttcttcttctcccaattttgATGCATTCACGCTTCCGTCGCTTTACGTTTTCCTTCCATCTTCCACTTTTATTTGGTCTTCTAATACATTCGTTTCATCGTCCACATTGTTTATCACTGTGATATGTGTTGAATTGTTATTAGatgttttagtttaatgtGCATCTTTTATCAGTTGTTGCATAGGGTCTATTGGTGATATGTTTCAATCCCTGATAGAGATTTAGGAGATGTTTAGCTTGTTTGACTTGCAAAGTTAGTAGAAGCTTTAGTTTAATGTGCACTTTTTGTGGGATGTTGCTTAGGGTGTATTAGTGATATGtttctatcaccgatagacttGAAggatgtttaattttgtttgcatTAGAAATGTTAGTAGatactttaatttaatgtacattttttatatgttattgtttaaGGTCTATTAGTGATACGTTTCTATCAACTTGAAGAATGTTTAACTTGTTTGTGTTGAATTGTTAGTAGatgttttagtttaatgtGTAGTTTTTTTATGTGATGTTACTTAGTGTTGATAGAAACTatctcttaaaatttaaactccaTTGCTTTACATTATTACTTAATAAAGTCACTCTTTTAGCAAAATAATTCTTATCAACAACAACATGTCACAT encodes:
- the LOC101214804 gene encoding metalloendoproteinase 1 translates to MAFKSLQLLFLVLVTIASHVSSKHNPILSPQRLYGCRKGDNVEGIHSIKKYLQRYGYLSHNTSIDSHIIELNSNKFDDSLESAIKLYQKWSHLNVSGILDQETLDQMFKPRCGVRDVFKFNSNKNLEDDLEMSSHYTLFPGNLKWPDYKRHLTYVFTNNFPIDFMPSVTEAMARWAAQSLFTFSEASDAQSADINISFQIKDHADGLPFDGPGGVVGHAFAPTDGRLHLDGDDTWSAGMEVQKVNVMNAALHELGHILGLAHSTLPQAVMWPYIDSNALKNLNDDDIAGLHALYP
- the LOC105435522 gene encoding uncharacterized protein LOC105435522, which produces MADLETASAGKFRYRRLRYSEEFEEAFGRSREGGGEGIRKRWRRRRWWFRMRMRKGSSSLSIGRRLKKLRIPSLRKLLRRKWRLVNAMRGSIAKVVKRFRDGEAYLGDLFAGNYLFLQVNPSSMKCLKNHHHHQQQHGFDVRNFPQTYSLPSFI